In Limibacter armeniacum, a single window of DNA contains:
- a CDS encoding Crp/Fnr family transcriptional regulator — protein MEQFKTFLEKKFDLKGRNSPTDRDWEIISSHLRREEFSKKHTLIETGQTERTLSFIEKGIIRFFMPKEENDLTFNIVFENGFLSAYDSLLTQTPSSYSIETLTDTVLWRIDYDSLQAVYKETNFGDFIGRLASEELFLKKQKRELSLLNHTAEQRYLNLFNEQPRLVQQIPLKYIAAYIGITPQALSRIRKRIYSS, from the coding sequence ATGGAGCAATTCAAGACATTTTTGGAGAAAAAGTTTGATCTGAAAGGTCGTAACTCACCAACTGATAGAGATTGGGAAATCATTTCTTCGCATTTAAGGAGAGAGGAGTTCTCTAAAAAACATACCCTTATTGAAACAGGGCAAACAGAAAGGACTCTCTCTTTTATTGAAAAAGGGATTATCCGTTTTTTCATGCCTAAAGAAGAAAATGACCTGACATTCAACATTGTTTTTGAAAATGGGTTTTTGAGTGCTTATGATTCACTTCTAACCCAAACACCTTCAAGTTATAGTATAGAAACTTTAACTGATACGGTTCTATGGCGAATCGATTATGACAGCTTACAAGCAGTTTATAAAGAGACAAATTTTGGAGATTTTATTGGGCGTTTGGCAAGTGAAGAATTGTTCTTGAAAAAACAGAAACGAGAACTTTCACTTCTCAATCATACTGCAGAACAGCGTTATCTAAACTTGTTTAATGAACAGCCAAGATTAGTTCAGCAAATTCCATTGAAATACATAGCTGCTTATATTGGAATTACTCCACAGGCATTGAGTAGAATACGTAAACGTATTTATTCTTCATAG
- a CDS encoding NAD-dependent epimerase/dehydratase family protein has product MQTILGANGQIAEELARDLCKNYTTDIRLVSRNPKKVNETDQLYPANLLDAQATEKAVEGSDIAYLTVGLPMDSKMWEDQFPIMMKNVIEACKKHKCKLVFFDNTYMYAKTSAPQTEESRFEPVGRKSTVRAIMAELLLNEINNKSLEAVICRAPEFYGPGKTQSITNTLVFEKIKEHKKLIVPLREDTKRTLIWTPDASRAMALIGNTPDAYNQTWHLPCDDNRLTYKELIKLVSEGYHQNFDYTVVKMWKFKLGSLFNKQLQELKELLPRYKYDNIFISDKFKKRFPDFKTTTYQEGVTVMINENKG; this is encoded by the coding sequence ATGCAAACAATACTTGGAGCCAACGGGCAAATTGCAGAAGAATTAGCAAGGGACTTGTGTAAGAATTATACGACTGATATAAGGTTGGTAAGTCGAAATCCTAAGAAGGTTAATGAAACTGACCAACTGTATCCTGCCAACTTATTAGATGCTCAAGCAACTGAAAAAGCAGTGGAGGGAAGTGATATTGCTTACCTGACTGTTGGTCTGCCCATGGACTCAAAAATGTGGGAGGATCAATTTCCGATAATGATGAAAAATGTCATTGAAGCTTGTAAAAAGCACAAATGTAAATTGGTGTTCTTTGACAATACCTATATGTATGCCAAAACAAGTGCTCCACAAACGGAAGAAAGTCGCTTTGAGCCAGTGGGCAGAAAATCAACTGTAAGGGCAATTATGGCTGAACTGCTTTTAAATGAAATCAATAATAAATCCTTAGAAGCAGTTATTTGTAGAGCGCCTGAATTCTATGGTCCTGGCAAAACGCAGAGTATTACAAATACATTGGTTTTTGAAAAAATCAAGGAGCATAAAAAGCTGATTGTACCTCTAAGGGAAGATACTAAACGCACTCTGATTTGGACTCCTGATGCAAGTCGAGCGATGGCGCTTATAGGGAATACGCCTGACGCTTATAACCAGACTTGGCATTTGCCTTGTGATGATAATCGACTTACTTACAAAGAATTGATCAAGTTAGTGTCTGAAGGGTATCACCAGAATTTCGATTACACTGTGGTGAAAATGTGGAAGTTCAAATTGGGTAGCTTGTTTAATAAACAACTTCAGGAATTAAAAGAGCTATTACCTCGATACAAATACGATAATATTTTTATTTCAGATA
- a CDS encoding GNAT family N-acetyltransferase: protein MRTKEINKLKKKMEIRSLSGVGLDTIYKAFSQAFADYDFQFSREQLQAILKRRGFVSDLSFAAFDKDEIVAFTLNGIGNFNGIPTAYDTGTGTLKDYRGMGLATRVFEYSIPYLKEKNIQQYLLEVLQHNTKAVSVYRNIGFEVTREFNYFNQRNEHINSEIKSLETPYSIQQIDINTISSLTGFWDFSPSWQNDFESIQRAIEGFVSLGVFTDHKLIGYCVFEPSSGDLTQIAVAKSYRRKGVGTQLLQEIIKLNSNESIKVINTDIGYDSITNFLQAKNILLRGKQFEMIKKL, encoded by the coding sequence GTGCGTACAAAAGAGATAAACAAACTAAAAAAGAAAATGGAGATAAGGTCACTTAGTGGAGTGGGTCTTGATACAATATACAAGGCTTTCAGTCAGGCTTTTGCTGATTATGATTTTCAATTTAGTAGAGAACAACTTCAAGCCATCTTAAAAAGAAGAGGTTTTGTTTCAGACTTATCTTTTGCAGCGTTTGACAAGGATGAAATAGTTGCTTTTACGTTGAATGGAATCGGAAATTTTAATGGAATACCAACAGCTTACGATACAGGGACAGGTACCTTGAAGGATTATCGTGGAATGGGTCTCGCTACAAGGGTTTTCGAGTATTCTATCCCATATTTAAAAGAGAAGAATATCCAACAATATTTGTTGGAAGTACTGCAACATAATACAAAAGCGGTTTCTGTTTATCGAAATATCGGATTTGAAGTAACCCGTGAATTCAATTATTTCAATCAGAGGAACGAGCATATTAACAGTGAAATCAAGAGTCTTGAAACACCTTATTCAATTCAGCAAATTGATATAAATACTATCAGTTCATTGACAGGTTTTTGGGACTTTTCTCCTTCTTGGCAAAATGACTTTGAGTCCATTCAAAGAGCAATTGAGGGTTTTGTTAGTTTAGGTGTTTTTACAGATCATAAGCTTATTGGGTATTGTGTATTTGAGCCTAGCTCTGGGGATCTAACGCAGATAGCAGTAGCAAAATCCTACAGAAGAAAGGGAGTAGGAACACAATTACTACAAGAAATCATTAAGCTAAATAGCAATGAAAGTATTAAAGTAATTAATACAGACATTGGGTATGACTCAATCACCAATTTCTTGCAAGCAAAAAATATCCTCTTAAGGGGCAAACAATTTGAAATGATCAAAAAGTTATAA